A single window of Microbispora hainanensis DNA harbors:
- a CDS encoding class I SAM-dependent methyltransferase translates to MRALTDADVRRVFDRLADRYDSQMLTWERRLLPGSREWAVRQARGHVVEIAVGTGLNLPLYDADTTVVGIELSERMLELARRRVAQAGLGERVELRQGDVQRLDLPDGVADTVVSTFTMCTIPDPLAAAREAYRVLKPGGRFVLAEHGPSSSPVIRAGMRLLEPLSVRFQADYLTRDPRPYLQQAGFRIELVTRATRGISFRVLAVRP, encoded by the coding sequence ATGCGGGCGCTCACGGATGCCGACGTACGCCGGGTGTTCGACCGGCTGGCGGATCGGTACGACAGCCAGATGCTGACTTGGGAGCGCCGCCTGTTGCCGGGCAGCCGGGAGTGGGCCGTCAGGCAGGCGCGCGGTCATGTCGTGGAGATCGCGGTGGGCACCGGGCTCAACCTCCCGCTGTACGACGCCGACACCACGGTCGTCGGGATCGAGCTGTCCGAGCGCATGCTGGAGCTGGCACGGCGACGCGTGGCGCAGGCCGGCCTCGGCGAGCGGGTGGAGCTGCGGCAGGGCGACGTACAGCGCCTGGACCTGCCCGACGGGGTGGCCGACACGGTCGTGTCCACGTTCACGATGTGCACCATCCCCGATCCGCTGGCCGCCGCCCGCGAGGCCTATCGCGTGCTCAAGCCGGGCGGGCGGTTCGTGCTGGCCGAGCACGGGCCGTCGAGCAGCCCTGTGATACGGGCCGGGATGCGGCTGCTGGAGCCGCTGTCGGTACGGTTCCAGGCCGACTACCTCACCCGCGATCCGCGGCCCTACCTCCAGCAGGCCGGTTTCAGGATCGAGTTGGTGACGCGGGCGACCCGCGGCATCAGCTTCCGGGTGCTTGCCGTCCGCCCCTGA
- a CDS encoding DUF222 domain-containing protein: MAIPDGLAVVPPGAELAGVLAGIAVERVSGFDTVEVLKAAYRQSCHDRAWFLRVLLEVGLREAWSGDSVVRLQTPEEFAPDEARAALVWSRRRADSAFELAWNLHRRLPVLGEAMLEGVLDEPRAVAFIRWTSGLTDAQAGWVCERLVPRAAGWTVGELVEHVQRMVLAIDPDWAEKRYTEAVRRRRVAGTRNDDGTATVSGLDLPVERAVAGCERIDELARACKRAGDRRPIDHIRADLFLGSLDGTFEGLTDEQIITHVLAHPLVEPGDPTPGDTSDDTPSSTGSADSPDSPANTHTGIPDAPAGTTASPAGTPTAEPKHEHERGHDNSAAPEPESEDERRLSTGPESEHERERDRVTSPELEDGNAHGRRGAPESERGHGQSAAPEPEPEGGRGCREPQRSQGRLGGGPGATSWSVPEIRVELTTLLGHDEHPAHLPGWGMVHAAQARRIVTGMLHGQWRYAICTDDGHLLLAGITRQRPCPPAQRPPRDMRRGGIVELQITLTQLHRLAAAPATTGAWAPLIADLTRQAHAQLGTTPATGSPHPAGSPHPAAARHPGRSCDPAAAHAPAGSGDPAMLGEQTDPADSADTANTANTAGAVSTTGAAGTANAHSADAANPTNAADAANTTGAANTANMANTTGVTNTADAVNAANTAGAASTADRANATGTADTAGAVSTTSAAGTANAGAANTADAVNAAGAAGAAGAAGTAGVANTSNGADRRHADAALRRYVQIRGRVCSWPGCRMPATRTDQDHIQAWADNGATTAANLHLACRHDHRAKHLGGWRVTTAGPHLIIWTSPLGHPYRSPLPKIIQPVPDPQPRTWPDAPPERLPGAPDTTMAPPCPPPSPTAEGPTRPATRQTTKQTADAGSRGREAQDNGTSQDESGASLILRDLETPPF; the protein is encoded by the coding sequence GTGGCGATTCCTGATGGGCTGGCGGTGGTCCCGCCGGGGGCCGAGCTTGCGGGGGTGCTGGCGGGTATCGCTGTGGAGCGGGTGTCGGGGTTCGACACTGTGGAGGTGCTCAAGGCGGCCTACCGGCAGTCCTGTCATGACCGGGCGTGGTTTTTGCGGGTGCTGCTGGAGGTCGGGCTGCGTGAGGCGTGGTCCGGCGACAGCGTGGTCCGCCTGCAAACACCGGAGGAGTTCGCCCCGGATGAGGCGCGGGCGGCGCTGGTGTGGTCGCGCCGCCGCGCGGATTCGGCGTTCGAGCTGGCGTGGAATCTGCATCGCCGCCTGCCGGTGCTCGGTGAGGCGATGCTGGAGGGGGTGTTGGATGAGCCGCGGGCGGTGGCTTTCATCCGCTGGACGAGCGGGTTGACCGACGCCCAGGCCGGCTGGGTTTGCGAGCGTCTGGTGCCTCGGGCGGCGGGGTGGACGGTGGGCGAGCTGGTCGAGCACGTTCAGCGCATGGTGCTCGCGATCGATCCGGATTGGGCGGAAAAGCGTTATACCGAGGCGGTCCGCAGGCGGCGGGTGGCCGGCACGCGCAATGATGACGGCACCGCGACCGTGTCCGGGCTGGACCTGCCGGTGGAGCGGGCGGTGGCCGGGTGTGAGCGGATCGATGAGCTGGCCCGCGCCTGCAAACGCGCCGGGGACCGCCGCCCGATCGATCACATCCGCGCGGACTTGTTCTTGGGCAGCCTGGACGGCACCTTCGAAGGCCTGACCGACGAGCAGATCATCACCCATGTCCTGGCCCACCCTCTCGTGGAACCCGGCGATCCCACCCCCGGCGACACCTCTGACGACACCCCCAGCTCCACCGGCTCGGCCGACTCCCCTGACAGCCCCGCGAACACCCACACCGGCATCCCTGACGCCCCCGCAGGCACTACCGCCAGCCCCGCCGGTACCCCCACAGCCGAGCCGAAGCACGAGCACGAGCGCGGGCACGACAACAGCGCCGCACCCGAACCAGAGTCGGAGGACGAGCGGAGGCTGAGCACCGGACCCGAGTCGGAGCACGAGCGCGAGCGTGACCGGGTCACCTCGCCCGAGCTGGAGGACGGGAACGCGCACGGGCGGAGGGGCGCGCCGGAGTCTGAGCGTGGGCACGGCCAGAGCGCCGCACCGGAGCCGGAGCCGGAGGGTGGGCGCGGGTGCCGGGAGCCTCAGCGGTCGCAGGGCCGCCTTGGTGGAGGGCCCGGCGCGACATCGTGGTCGGTGCCGGAGATACGGGTGGAGCTGACCACGTTGCTCGGGCACGATGAGCACCCGGCTCACCTGCCCGGCTGGGGCATGGTCCACGCCGCCCAGGCACGCCGCATCGTCACCGGCATGCTGCATGGGCAATGGCGCTATGCCATCTGCACCGACGACGGGCACCTGCTCCTGGCCGGCATCACCCGGCAGCGCCCCTGCCCGCCTGCACAACGGCCACCCCGCGACATGCGACGCGGCGGCATCGTCGAACTGCAGATCACCCTCACCCAGCTCCACCGGCTGGCCGCCGCACCGGCCACCACCGGCGCCTGGGCACCCCTCATCGCCGACCTCACCCGTCAAGCCCACGCCCAGCTCGGCACCACCCCCGCAACCGGATCACCTCACCCAGCCGGATCACCCCACCCGGCAGCAGCGCGCCACCCGGGCCGATCCTGTGACCCGGCGGCAGCGCACGCCCCAGCGGGATCGGGTGACCCGGCCATGCTGGGCGAACAGACCGACCCGGCAGACTCGGCCGACACGGCCAACACGGCCAACACGGCAGGCGCGGTCAGCACCACGGGCGCGGCTGGCACGGCCAACGCGCACTCGGCGGACGCGGCCAACCCCACGAACGCCGCAGACGCGGCCAACACGACGGGAGCGGCCAACACGGCCAACATGGCCAACACGACGGGCGTGACCAACACGGCTGACGCGGTCAACGCGGCGAACACGGCTGGTGCGGCCAGCACGGCCGACAGGGCCAACGCCACGGGCACGGCCGACACGGCAGGCGCAGTCAGCACCACAAGCGCGGCTGGCACGGCTAACGCGGGCGCGGCGAACACGGCTGACGCGGTCAACGCGGCGGGCGCGGCGGGCGCGGCTGGTGCGGCCGGCACCGCTGGGGTGGCGAACACTTCGAACGGGGCTGATCGGCGTCATGCCGATGCGGCCTTACGCCGATACGTCCAGATCCGGGGCCGGGTCTGCTCCTGGCCGGGCTGCCGCATGCCCGCCACCCGCACCGACCAAGACCACATCCAGGCCTGGGCCGACAACGGCGCCACCACCGCCGCCAACCTCCACCTGGCCTGCCGCCACGACCACCGCGCCAAGCACCTCGGCGGCTGGCGCGTCACCACCGCAGGCCCCCACCTGATCATCTGGACCAGCCCACTCGGACACCCCTACCGCAGCCCACTCCCGAAGATCATCCAGCCCGTCCCCGACCCCCAGCCCCGCACCTGGCCCGACGCCCCACCCGAACGCCTCCCCGGAGCACCAGACACGACCATGGCCCCACCATGCCCTCCCCCATCCCCAACGGCAGAAGGCCCGACACGACCAGCGACCAGGCAGACAACAAAGCAGACAGCCGACGCGGGCAGCCGCGGCAGGGAAGCACAGGACAACGGCACATCACAGGACGAATCGGGAGCAAGTCTCATCCTGCGCGACCTCGAGACACCGCCCTTTTGA
- a CDS encoding HupE/UreJ family protein, whose amino-acid sequence MSPAARRRVCAVLAAAAVGVLFSALSTLLGSVPALAHGFTSTVYVNLVSPQAGHVRTELDLEYDLLVVSAADYEKDDPLFKEGTAAFDADDAAQQAAALEAHSRSVVAYVTQRFGVTAGGTACTPVKDGGFTIGRREGVPYARLVLDYRCPESADAHEVRSALFAGSEGYVRDSKTIVTYDLDLTSGSTALDAQHRSFSTQQSWFERFWQFFRLGAEHLLGGLDHILFLLALIAGSRRLREIVLAATTFTLAHSVTFVFAALGLVEVPASFVEPVIALSIAVVAGWHLWRLWRRRSHATDLETAGHGHFNLDRAGWTRLAVVFCFGLVHGLGFASALGIQQAWSWTLLWSLLVFNVGIEVVQLTIIVAVFPLLAVLRRRRPIAGLWTTGAIAAGVSAMGLVWFVQRVLGT is encoded by the coding sequence ATGTCCCCCGCCGCTCGGCGTCGTGTCTGTGCTGTCCTCGCCGCCGCAGCCGTGGGCGTCCTGTTCAGCGCCCTCTCCACGCTGCTGGGCAGCGTGCCCGCCCTCGCTCACGGGTTCACCTCGACGGTGTACGTCAACCTCGTCTCGCCCCAGGCCGGGCACGTGCGCACCGAACTCGACCTGGAGTATGACCTGCTCGTCGTCTCCGCCGCCGACTACGAGAAGGACGACCCGCTCTTCAAGGAGGGCACCGCGGCGTTCGACGCCGACGACGCGGCACAGCAGGCCGCCGCGCTCGAGGCCCACTCGCGCTCGGTCGTCGCGTACGTCACCCAGCGCTTCGGCGTCACCGCCGGGGGCACGGCGTGCACTCCCGTCAAGGACGGCGGCTTCACGATCGGGCGGCGCGAAGGCGTCCCGTACGCCCGGCTGGTCCTCGACTACCGGTGCCCGGAGTCCGCCGACGCGCACGAGGTGCGCAGCGCGCTGTTCGCCGGCTCCGAGGGGTACGTGCGCGACAGCAAGACGATCGTCACCTACGACCTCGACCTGACGTCCGGAAGCACGGCCCTCGACGCCCAGCACCGGTCGTTCTCCACGCAGCAGTCCTGGTTCGAGCGGTTCTGGCAGTTCTTCCGGCTCGGCGCCGAGCACCTGCTCGGCGGGCTCGACCACATCCTGTTCCTGCTGGCGCTCATCGCGGGGTCACGCCGCCTGCGCGAGATCGTGCTCGCGGCGACCACCTTCACGCTGGCCCACTCGGTGACCTTCGTCTTCGCCGCCCTCGGCCTGGTGGAGGTGCCCGCGTCGTTCGTCGAGCCCGTCATCGCCCTCTCGATCGCGGTCGTCGCGGGCTGGCACCTGTGGCGCCTCTGGCGGCGCCGGTCGCACGCCACCGACCTGGAGACGGCAGGTCACGGCCACTTCAACCTCGACCGCGCGGGCTGGACCCGGCTCGCGGTGGTCTTCTGCTTCGGCCTCGTGCACGGCCTGGGGTTCGCCTCGGCGCTGGGCATCCAGCAGGCCTGGTCGTGGACGCTCCTGTGGTCGCTGCTCGTCTTCAACGTGGGCATCGAGGTCGTCCAGCTGACGATCATTGTGGCGGTCTTCCCGCTGCTCGCCGTACTGCGTCGCCGCCGGCCGATCGCCGGACTGTGGACGACCGGGGCGATCGCGGCGGGCGTGTCCGCGATGGGCCTGGTCTGGTTCGTGCAACGCGTTCTCGGAACCTGA
- a CDS encoding metallophosphoesterase family protein, with protein sequence MKLDKGTNNPGLVLRRAAVTAAAAALSATAVLGGGLVTAAHADPTTTVSGIVLGVGADQAQRVVSWYASEGTAQVVQVAPTKNLVRGEFPKNSVTFPATVTANTVNGGYNGHATIDGLKQNTEYSYRVGTPGAWSPTYSFTTQNFNGNDFDFLFFGDPQIGSSGNTAKDGAGWADTLNVALSANPKAELLVSGGDQIESANNETQWNAFLAPDKLRQYPWVATIGNHDVGGKAYEQHFWTPNTDRSAPYYNGDAATRSGGDYWFTYKNILFIDLNSNAYANGSDAAHINYVTDVVNKHGRDAKHIVLIYHHSIYSPADHANDGDNQQRRKDFPTAFSNLGVDLVLQGHDHSYSRSYVIKNGQKANPDERPGDTEVFKGPGGVIYVTANSASGSKYYDLTAPNTTKDPNYGPDPLNPKNHWANSVENQEHVRTYVRVQVRGDKLVVENLRSGTCAAPNAAVELGNVEWCGPDNGASAAPGVGSLVDKVVIHTNGKPEPGKPGPGKPEPGKPEPGKPGPGADWLQ encoded by the coding sequence ATGAAGCTCGACAAGGGGACCAACAACCCCGGGCTCGTCCTCCGCCGGGCGGCCGTCACCGCCGCCGCGGCGGCCCTGAGCGCCACCGCCGTGCTCGGCGGCGGCCTCGTGACCGCGGCCCACGCCGACCCCACCACGACGGTCAGCGGCATCGTCCTCGGCGTGGGCGCCGACCAGGCGCAGCGGGTCGTGTCGTGGTACGCCTCGGAGGGCACCGCCCAGGTGGTCCAGGTCGCGCCGACCAAGAACCTCGTGCGCGGCGAGTTCCCCAAGAACTCCGTCACCTTCCCGGCCACCGTGACGGCGAACACCGTCAACGGCGGCTACAACGGGCACGCCACGATCGACGGCCTGAAGCAGAACACGGAGTACTCCTACCGCGTCGGCACCCCGGGCGCCTGGTCCCCGACGTACTCCTTCACGACCCAGAACTTCAACGGCAACGACTTCGACTTCCTGTTCTTCGGCGACCCGCAGATCGGCTCGTCGGGCAACACGGCGAAGGACGGCGCCGGCTGGGCCGACACCCTGAACGTCGCCCTCTCCGCCAACCCGAAGGCCGAGCTGCTGGTCTCGGGCGGCGACCAGATCGAGAGCGCCAACAACGAGACGCAGTGGAACGCGTTCCTCGCCCCCGACAAGCTGCGCCAGTATCCGTGGGTCGCCACCATCGGCAACCACGACGTCGGCGGCAAGGCGTACGAGCAGCACTTCTGGACGCCGAACACCGACCGTTCCGCGCCGTACTACAACGGCGACGCGGCCACCCGCTCGGGCGGCGACTACTGGTTCACGTACAAGAACATCCTGTTCATCGACCTGAACAGCAACGCGTACGCCAACGGGTCCGACGCCGCGCACATCAACTACGTCACCGACGTGGTCAACAAGCACGGCCGCGACGCCAAGCACATCGTGCTGATCTACCACCACTCGATCTACTCGCCGGCCGACCACGCCAACGACGGTGACAACCAGCAGCGCCGTAAGGACTTCCCGACGGCCTTCTCGAACCTCGGCGTCGACCTGGTCCTGCAGGGTCACGACCACAGCTACTCCCGCAGCTACGTGATCAAGAACGGCCAGAAGGCGAACCCGGACGAGCGCCCCGGCGACACCGAGGTGTTCAAGGGCCCGGGCGGCGTCATCTACGTGACGGCGAACTCGGCGTCGGGGTCGAAGTACTACGACCTCACCGCTCCGAACACGACCAAGGACCCGAACTACGGTCCCGACCCGCTGAACCCCAAGAACCACTGGGCCAACTCGGTCGAGAACCAGGAGCACGTCCGCACGTACGTGCGGGTCCAGGTGCGCGGCGACAAGCTCGTCGTCGAGAACCTCCGCAGCGGCACCTGCGCCGCCCCCAACGCCGCGGTGGAGCTCGGCAACGTGGAGTGGTGCGGCCCGGACAACGGCGCGAGCGCCGCTCCCGGGGTCGGCTCCCTCGTCGACAAGGTCGTGATCCACACGAACGGCAAGCCCGAGCCCGGCAAGCCCGGACCCGGCAAGCCCGAGCCCGGCAAGCCCGAGCCCGGCAAGCCCGGCCCCGGGGCCGACTGGCTCCAGTAG